A part of Astatotilapia calliptera chromosome 15, fAstCal1.2, whole genome shotgun sequence genomic DNA contains:
- the LOC113006618 gene encoding transcription factor E2F6-like isoform X1: MVKCVVSGCPNRVAHYTRGAFQPPPKRFFSFPKDPTRVQVWLAALRETHRQDTGEDLLICEDHFLPEDICRKGVTSDAIPLMPPCLDGQLGLLSAWEVDSSEEDEQWHAGGCSNDREEDEFREERPTAPNPQQQGPSWDWDDNISASLQQSIKRGKPLGSLTRGFLELLLAAPDGSLDIRQVAANLQTSVQQVHAIARVLDGISLIQRESAHKIKWIGWSSISSFLWRNQQKFHREIQKLKLVEEALDGFIRSCAQQLFSLTDNVENSSLAYVTFEDISRLGVYRDQTAIIVKAPEDTKLDVPAPTEESVQLWLKAVKGPILVMTCEVGSDNAVTSDPMQRITSFLTLNESRIRTTELHERSLTDLESP, translated from the exons ATGGTGAAGTGTGTGGTTTCTGGGTGTCCGAACCGCGTAGCTCACTACACCCGGGGGGCCTTCCAGCCACCCCCCAAGAGGTTCTTCAGCTTCCCCAAAGACCCGACTCGGGTCCAG GTTTGGCTGGCCGCCCTGAGGGAGACGCACAGGCAGGACACTGGAGAGGACCTTTTAATCTGTGAAGACCACTTCCTGCCGGAGGATATCTGCAGAAAGGGAGTCACCAGTGATGCCATTCCGCTCATGCCCCCTTGCCTGGATGGGCAGCTGGGTCTGCTCAGTGCCTGGGAGGTCGATTCCTCTGAGGAAGACGAGCAGTGGCACGCCGGAGGCTGCAGTAACGACAGAGAGGAAGATGAATTTAGAGAGGAACGTCCAACTGCACCGAATCCACAGCAACAG GGTCCGAGCTGGGATTGGGACGACAATATCAG TGCTTCCCTCCAGCAGAGCATCAAGCGCG GCAAACCTCTGGGCTCGTTGACTCGCGGTTtcctggagctgctgctggcagCTCCTGACGGCTCCCTGGACATCAGGCAGGTGGCAGCGAACCTGCAGACCTCCGTGCAGCAAGTGCACGCCATCGCCAGGGTCCTGGACGGCATCAGCCTCATCCAGAGAGAGTCGGCCCACAAGATCAAGTGGAT AGGTTGGAGCTCCATCTCCAGCTTCCTGTGGAGGAACCAGCAGAAGTTCCATAGAGAGATTCAGAAGCTGAAGCTGGTGGAGGAAGCGCTGGACGGCTTCATCAGAAGCTGTGCCCAGCAGCTTTTCAGCCTTACGGACAACGTGGAAAACTCTTC GCTTGCCTATGTGACGTTCGAGGACATCAGTCGACTTGGAGTGTACCGGGATCAGACGGCCATCATTGTCAAAGCTCCCGAGGACACTAAGCTGGACGTTCCTGCTCCCACAGAG GAGAGCGTTCAACTCTGGCTGAAGGCAGTGAAAGGTCCCATCTTGGTGATGACCTGTGAGGTTGGCTCTGACAatgctgtgacctctgaccccatGCAGAGGATTACCTCATTTTTAACTCTGAACGAGAGCCGCATCAGGACGACGGAGCTGCACGAAA GGTCACTCACTGACCTGGAGAGCCCATGA
- the LOC113006618 gene encoding transcription factor E2F6-like isoform X2, whose amino-acid sequence MVKCVVSGCPNRVAHYTRGAFQPPPKRFFSFPKDPTRVQGPSWDWDDNISASLQQSIKRGKPLGSLTRGFLELLLAAPDGSLDIRQVAANLQTSVQQVHAIARVLDGISLIQRESAHKIKWIGWSSISSFLWRNQQKFHREIQKLKLVEEALDGFIRSCAQQLFSLTDNVENSSLAYVTFEDISRLGVYRDQTAIIVKAPEDTKLDVPAPTEESVQLWLKAVKGPILVMTCEVGSDNAVTSDPMQRITSFLTLNESRIRTTELHERSLTDLESP is encoded by the exons ATGGTGAAGTGTGTGGTTTCTGGGTGTCCGAACCGCGTAGCTCACTACACCCGGGGGGCCTTCCAGCCACCCCCCAAGAGGTTCTTCAGCTTCCCCAAAGACCCGACTCGGGTCCAG GGTCCGAGCTGGGATTGGGACGACAATATCAG TGCTTCCCTCCAGCAGAGCATCAAGCGCG GCAAACCTCTGGGCTCGTTGACTCGCGGTTtcctggagctgctgctggcagCTCCTGACGGCTCCCTGGACATCAGGCAGGTGGCAGCGAACCTGCAGACCTCCGTGCAGCAAGTGCACGCCATCGCCAGGGTCCTGGACGGCATCAGCCTCATCCAGAGAGAGTCGGCCCACAAGATCAAGTGGAT AGGTTGGAGCTCCATCTCCAGCTTCCTGTGGAGGAACCAGCAGAAGTTCCATAGAGAGATTCAGAAGCTGAAGCTGGTGGAGGAAGCGCTGGACGGCTTCATCAGAAGCTGTGCCCAGCAGCTTTTCAGCCTTACGGACAACGTGGAAAACTCTTC GCTTGCCTATGTGACGTTCGAGGACATCAGTCGACTTGGAGTGTACCGGGATCAGACGGCCATCATTGTCAAAGCTCCCGAGGACACTAAGCTGGACGTTCCTGCTCCCACAGAG GAGAGCGTTCAACTCTGGCTGAAGGCAGTGAAAGGTCCCATCTTGGTGATGACCTGTGAGGTTGGCTCTGACAatgctgtgacctctgaccccatGCAGAGGATTACCTCATTTTTAACTCTGAACGAGAGCCGCATCAGGACGACGGAGCTGCACGAAA GGTCACTCACTGACCTGGAGAGCCCATGA